DNA sequence from the Rattus rattus isolate New Zealand chromosome 2, Rrattus_CSIRO_v1, whole genome shotgun sequence genome:
CATCCAGTTGGGATGTGCATTCCAACCACAATTCTTCAGAAGTCTGTATCTGACGGACAACGTTAGCTAGGCGTTTGGCACAGGGATCTTCAAGGCTAatagtttcattaatttttccttCTGCAATTATACTGATGATTTTGGGAAGATTGGAATTATTCGGACCTATTACAACTGGGTGGTTACTTTCAATTAGGTCACAGAGAAAATTCAAAGTCTGAATAGCTTCTTCTTTATCTTCATGCAGCGGAAGCCATGATAGCCAGTGTGGGAGAACTTCATCCACGTTTACACAGTTGGGCTTAAACTTCATAATCTTTCCGATTGCTGAGATACAGTTCTCTGTAGCAATcacattttttttggttttggaattTGCACACTTAATAACTTTTACCAAGAGTGGGACGGCTTCTGAACACAAAGAACGATAATCATCTCCACCAAACTGTGCCATAACTCCCAGTCCATAGGCAGCAGCTTGCCTGACTTCAGGGTTGTTGTCTCGCATATTGAGTAGCATTGGCCACCGAAAATACTCGACATATTTGAATGAAGTTGGACTGCAGTGCTCTATGATGTCATCAAATATGCATAGTCCCCACTGTCTGTCTGGCCATGGCCTACTTGAACAAATTAGATTTACAATTAATGGGAGTAGCTGTTCAAACCATGGCAAAATTTTTTCCTTGTAAGTACTAAATAATGAGTGCAAAATATCTGATACTTTGGTCAGAATGTAAACATCACATTCATCCTCATCTTGAAGAGACATTTCAACCTGCTGGTCATAattttcttcttgcctttttaCTTGCCGTAATTCTTGGTTTTTAAAGTGCCCTTCAAGTTTTGCCTTCAAAATTCCTCCCAGCTCTTCCAAGTGTTCATCATTGAGACAACCATCTCCCATTACCTCAATGGACTTGGCAAAAGAATTCATTATTTCTGAGAGCACATCTGTGTCAGGTTCGGTTCCAATCGCCTTGATTAAGGGATCACATATAAACTGCCACATCTGTGAAAGATACTCTGAGCCACGAATTCTTGCACATTCTAAGAGAAAGGGCATGGCTTCTGCTGCTGCCATGCGAACATTGTcatgaaaataaaacttcagCAGAGGAACCATCATCTTCACAACTTGCTCTGTGTATTCCACAAATCCTTCTCTTAACTCCTTAGCATAGTAAACCAACATCTGGCAAGCAGTTGCTTTTGCTTCAAGTCCTGAAGTTTTAATGCCAAAGCTTTGCTGGTCTCCGAGGTTTACAAACTGCCAGCCCTCGTCATCACTCATGTTCTCCACATCCTGTGTGTCTAAGAGTGCGACATCAGGCTTAGCTGAAGCAGTCTTGATAAGAGGCTCAATAACCAGCGGGAGATATTGTTCAAAGTCTTTTCCAAGGATCTTACACATTCTGGCCCATGCTGAAACCATGTAAGAAGTCTGAGGGTCGTCATCTTCCATGTTATTTAAGTCTGATTGTGTCTTCAACAGTATCTGCATCACATTCGATGCATCTTGCATAAATTTTTCCTTCCCCACAGCCAGTCCAACATGGCTAATGCACTCAATAGTTTTTCCTCGAAGAAGCTTAAGTTCCTTTTGAACAGCGAGCTCAACAACGTGTTTGAGTGAGGGCATAAATATATCATAATATGGaataaagttttcttctattgcaTCTGCCACCGAGGCAATGGTTGTCACGAGTTGTTCTAAGGCCAACTTGGTTCCATTCCGAATCAGCTCTTGAAGTTTAATTACCAAGATGGAATGGAGACTTTTTACCATATTTTCCAAATATAGGATTAGCAATGATTTGGGGcagtcttcaataaaaataacaagagcaGAAGCGGCATGAGATTGCACACGCTGATTACCTTGGTTTTCCATGGTTCGCAACAAAGCTGTAATCACTATTTCATGAAATTTCTTTTGGAAACTAGGTGCAAAATCTGTAGCCATCTGTCCAAGTGTAGTACAGGCAGCAGCCCTTACCCTTGGATGAGGATcctgaagaaaaagcaaaaccgaGTTAACCGTTTCATCTAGAATTGGTTCCATTTGCTGATGGCAACCTTCTCCGATGGCTGATAAGGCCATTAATCCGGCATGTCGACATTTCCAGTCATGGCTCTGAAGCATTTGCATGATATGCTCCTTGGTCATCGGCAAAACAACTTTTCCACCAAGTCCACAAGCCAGTCTGTCTAGGGCACTCTCAGCAGCAACGGCGTTGCTGTCAAAATCATCTTCTTCCATTTCATCAGCATTTACCCAGTCATCATCATCTTGAAGATCAACCATCATTGCTAATATATGAGGCACAGCCTGTGCGATAATATTCGTATGCTTTTTCAACATCGGAGTCGCAGTTTCCGATAAGGTCACTATTACTTCCAAAGCCAGCTGGCGTTGCAGATTACTAAGCCTAGAGTCTCCACATAACTTCAGGCTCAACTGCAGAGTATCTTCTAAATAGGGACCCAAGTACTTAGGTACAGTATCTGCAATCTCGACAAGGGATTCTAGCACGGAATCATCATCCTGGTAGCAGGAATCATTCACAGCCTGTAAGATTCCAGGAAGCAAATCTGCAAAGTCTTTGAAAAGAGCAATATTGTTTTCATTAGCAAGGACAAACGCAGCCGCAGCTCTAGCAGATAATGTCCTGATGGCTGGATGCTCTTGATCTTGAATACACTGGTCCAATAACCTCTTGATGATATCCAAGTCGTGACGATCTTGGTTCCCAAAAATCCCAGGAAAGTGCCAGAAAACGTGAAGTGCAACTTCCCACAGAACCACATTTTTAGAGTGGATCGAATCAATGAGGAATTTCAGACCTTCTGGCCAATGGTTAGTGCCATTCTCATCTATCAAATTCCTGGCCAGCACCGCAAAAATATCACAAAGCTTTTTCCTCATGCTAGCATGTGTTTCTAATTTAACGGCCAATATCAGTTCAATCTTGACATCCCTCTGCACTTCAGAAGGTAGATTTGGATAGACCTCCTCAAACCCAGAGGACAAAAGCCGTCGTAGCAGTGCGGCAGCCATTTGTCTCACCTCATAACCTGCTCTTCTATTTCGGACGGCATCTAAGAGGAATGTAGTCTTACACAGACCTGGGATATTCTCATAGACCTCCTCGGCTTGCCTCCGCACCATACAGCTTGGATTGATCAGGTTCTTCAGAAGCTGGTAAAACTCCTGCTTATCCGATATGGTCGCCGGCAACCCTGCAGACCCGGCCGCCGCCATCGCGCCCTGTCAAAGCTACCGCGAccgggaaggagggagggagtctGCGTCTGGGAGCAATGACGTCAGTGAGGCGACGACGGGGATGGGTGGGGCGCTGCTCCCTCCGCAGCGGCGGGTTAAAGCTGGAAGGCTGGGGTCCGAGTTTTGCAGGGTGGAGGGAGCTGAGTGCCTATTAGGGGTATCGCCCTTCTGTTCTCCGATCCTGATGCTTGTGCGCctgtagaggcaggaaggagatggaaagaaaTTCGCTCCGAAAGCCTACATACTGTATGatgccattatttttttttttttaataaaagatctCGAATAAGCACGTCTATACAAACAGTAATTTGCACTTGCtatggagtgggggaggaggaggaataagtaTAACTGCTGTCCGAGATTTCTTTTTGAGGGATGATAAAAATGTTCTGCAGTTGATAGTGATGATGGTTTCCCCAATGTCATGCCGTTATACTAAGAACTACTGAATTATACAATTTAAATTGTTAACTGGGTATAATGAGTCAAGCCATAATAAAGCTGTTTGCAAAATAAGCTCAATTAAAGGTTAAGGATTTCCTCCCCATTACTACACCCAGAAAAGTAGAACCCGTGATGTTCAAACTCAGGCTTACACCAGAATCTCTTGCCCTGTGGGTTATAACAGAGAGTGGAAAGACAAGTAAGGTGAGAGATGATCTAGAGCAATAATGAAGCCTCTTGAATCCAGGTTTTCTGTATAAACTGTATTTCTGTTACGCAAGATTTTCCTTACATGTTTCTGAACTGGAATACGACAGTACTAGATTCCTAATTACCCGTTAATAGGAAGCTGCAAAGGTTATCCTAAGAACAAATTCCCTGAGGCTATGTATCTTTTATTTAGGCAGATGTGTTATTTGAAACCATAATTATAAGGTGTAACAGTCTGATCAGATCTTCCTCTCTGTCAGCCATTGTCACTCTCATTTCAGCCTTAGGTAATTCTGTAGGCTGACAGAGGCAGATAAAGTACTACTCTAAGGCAAGAATGAACagccagggaggctgaggccttGCCTAAGATAACAGATAAATTCTACCTAGTCTTAAGGTTGGGCCACCATTTGTCACCAAGAACTTCCCGCTGTAACTGCTCTAGATTTTGCTACATCATCAGAGACCTTTATTTATTGTGTTCTGTCTTAAACTTTGCCAAGAAATCTGAATTTCCGTTTTGTGAAATTCTGCTGcttatacacacaaaatgaagaaaggctAATTTTCATGTTAACAAGTTGGCTGACCAGATAGGTGGTCTCATAAATTAATTTGTAATATGACGCTAGTCTCTGAACAGTGATTCTTATTCTGTGGACTGTTTCAAGGCCATTTAgggtgtttattttaaaatacagatgtTAGAACCAGCTTCCAAACTACTGTACTGGAATTCTGAGAACTGAAACCCAAGCGTGCATAATTAATAAGCACAGAGAGCCTTTATATGAATACATAAACTTTATGGTTATGGATCAAATCAATTATTGTTCTGACTCTAAAGTCTTACCTACAGCTCATTTTGTACCAGACTCACTGCCTTTCTTACTGCTCCTAGAATAAGTTTGGCTGCAAAGCCCTTGCATCTGCAGTTTTAGGAAATGTTAATGAACGCTGGAGAAATGCTTTCTCTACAGCTGCATCCATTAGCACACTAAGGGCTTATTAAAGCCACAGCAAGATCCAGCGAACGTAAATGACTGGCAATGCCAAGGCTTGTGCAAATACAGAACACCAGGGAGCTTGGCTATATTATATTGAAGTAAATATAAGTTTGTACAGCTTGAAAGAATAGTTGAGAATGCTGGTAAGATTGTTCAGTCGTTGGgtcaccaaccaggagcatacacaggctggtcccaggcccctggcacatatgtagcagaggtttgcctgatttggcctcagtgggagaggatgcagtTAATCCTCgagagacttaaggccccagggaagggggagggcttgaggggagcaccctctcagaggtaaaggggaggaAGAATAATTTGAGGAACCGTGGGAGGGGAGATTGAGTGGGGgtcaatgactggaatgtaaataaaataatttagaaaaaggtTGTTCGGACGTACATTTATTCCAACAGAAAATATTCACTAAGCTTTATCGATCATAATGCTGGACACCAAAAAGTAAATACAAGAGGGGCTTGGGgaatggctcagttgataaagttcctgagtttggatctcagcACCCATGGAAAAGCTGGGCACCCCATTGCACATATATAACCCCAGGACTATGtgggagcaggaagagacaggcagatctctagagCTCAaaggccagcctagccaaatcaaTGAGCTCAAAGTTCAGTCAGAGGCCCTTTCTCAATAAGATGAGGTAATTTAGGAAGGCACCagaaattgacctctgacctccatgtgcacaaatgcacacacagccacatgaacacaaacatacaccacacacacaaagatcaaCTACATGAAGATGCTTATGGAGATAGTAAGTGTCACACACTCAGGTAATTAGTGTGGTAATAATTCTGCCCAGGCATTGTGACGGCAGCTAATTCACTGGGGTGTGAAGGAAGTCAGCTGGGAGTTTGCACAGAACAACATTCCCTCGATCTGAATTACAATTTGTGCAGTAAAGGGCAAGGGgaaacttgattatttctttaggTTAATTTTTAGAATTGTTGACATGAATCTCAGAGGAAAGTGATGTCTGACTGGCTTTTGAGAATGAGTCCTAattagcaagagagagagagagagagagagagagagagagagagagagagagagagagagagagagagagagctgttcaAAGTAGACAAAACAACTTGCTGAAATGCAGAGGCCTTGTGGCAGATTGTGAGAGCTTCTCTGCCAATCCTCCAGTGTCAGAGCATTAGGTGAGGGTCCCGAGGGGCCTGGGACAgtaaggaggaaggcaggaaaataAGTAGAGACCAGATAATGAAAGTATCATAGTCCATGCTAAGAAATATGGGTTCTTTTCCTAAAGGTAATGAGATATGATAAGAATCAAATTTTAGAAAGATTTCTTTGGCAAGAATATGAAAATGGATGCATAAAGAACAGACATCTAGTAGGTCAATTACCTAGTTCAGTTGAGCAGAAAAACCTAAATTTTCAGTAGCTGAATTTCATGGTAGGAAAGAGGACAAGGACTCAGTAGCACACACTAAACAAGGAGGTGACCCAGTCACCAGGTTTGATGACAATGACGTGCTGTTATTTTCCAGCTTATCtatttctaaaagaataaaaagcagtGTTTGTGCCAGCACTCTGCTAACTATCTGGGAGGTCCATAATCTCTTCTTTCACTAGTCTTTCACATGTTTAAATAAGTCATAATTTCGATAGTAGGAGCAAAACTGAACCCATTTTAGGGCAATCATTTATGACTTCTTACTTTGGAAAAACACAAGATGATTTAAAATCTTAGCTCTACATTTTAGAATGAATAATTCTCTTGTATTCACTTTTTCATTGTTATCCCCCTCTTTCCCCCATGGGAAAGACTACTACATAATATCCAAAATTGGCTTGCCAATTTGGTTAGAATTGAACGATTTTAAGTTCTATAATTAACACCGGCTCTGTTGTATTTGTAGAGAGGGCATCTCAAGATTATTTCCCCAGAGTAGCTCAACACTAGACAATTAAGGTGTTTGCTAGCTTCTTACCAAGTGGTGGAAAATTCAGACTATAAGTTGCTAATTTCACTGAAATTTAGAACCAAATGAGAGGGATAGAATTAAGTTGACATTGCATGATGTGTTTTTGAGAATAATCCAGAActaaaaaagatacagaaaacaaacaaacaaaaatgccacAAACACTTTAAGTAGCCTAAAATGAGGTAACCTCAATATAAAAGAGAATAATACCTATAGTAGACTGGAAGAAGATCAGAAATATGAACAAAAGAGACAAGTTTCTAACATCAAACGTTACTAACCCCTTAGTCATCCTTCGCAATCCCTAAGTTGTCAACTCTGAAAATGGACTTAAAGGAATAAGCGGGTTTCCCCTGTTTCCCCCCACCCCGCACAAATCGTGCTCCAGATGGAAGAGGTGGTTGGTGAGTGACTGTTGCTCTGTGCGGACTCCGTCTAATGAATGAGAAAAGGATGCCTCAGTCAGAAACCCACTCTGCCATAACACTGAATCAAACAACGGATCTTAAGTAATGGTGACCAGCGGGTGTTAGACCACTAGATGAAACATACCTTGGGAGTTTCAAACCAGGGAGTTGAGTCGGAAGCCACTGGAGATCATTGTTTAAACTTTGTTATGAAACCAGAAGTGCCATTTGTCAATTGTCTCTTAGCTGTCCATCTATATTTGTGTAATTTGTTCTCTGATGCTAAGGTTAGGCTTTGGATCCATTCGTAACTGGATCTTTGTTGGGTTCTACCAACAAGAACCTCAAGAGACCCAGACAGGTAAAAAAGAGGCGAGGTCAAAAAGGATGGatcccttcctcttctgtttttctcagGGTTGCCTCGGCAATGGTCCTTCTTTCTGAAGGCAGCAACCTCTTgtagctcttaaaaaaaaacacacacacacacacacacacacacacacacacacacacacacacacacacacacagagctctcgCCTCTGAGAGAATGAGGGATAGTTTGTTCAGCATCTCGGTATGAGTGACCGTGGCCTGAGGATAGATTCAGGTTACTCCAAATTCCATATTCCAGTATTGTAACAGTCTGGACTTTtatagcagaacaaagaaagccagaaaggaaaacatttttcaaatacaTCAGCGAAACCCTCACATTGGTGGGTTACCACAAAGTGTGGAAAACTCTGCATCAGGCACCCATGTTTACGTTGGCTGTGACACCAGTCACAAGTCCAGCAGGAAATGCAAGCATGCAAGGACTGATTTTTACAAGGGGATAAGCCCTCCTTATTCCACTTCCCTGATGTGACTTATGCCCTGTAACGGCTATCATTGAATCTAGCAATCTGTCTGGCCACAATCCCAGTGGGCTCAACATTGATCTCAAAACTCTTAAAGACCTACGTGACTTCATATATTGTAATGGTATGTGGTCAGAGACTTCCTATGCTAGACTTCCTATGCCAGCCTTAAAGTCTGCCTTCTGAGGTGCCATTCATATATGATTAAGTGTGATCATGTTATTTCTGTGTGTTGTGACTTGGGTTATATGCTTCAGGTACTTGTTAACTTTATCCATATACATTTTATGCAAACTGTCTTTATGCATTGCTCTGCATCCTGAGGGGGGAGGTGAGAATAGTAAGACCTGTGGCCACTGTTAAAAGTTATACAACACAATACATCTGCTTTTTAAGATGTGTACATCTATATCAATGTGTGTATGCGCgcgagtatgtatgtatatgtatgtgaagcTTCAGATAACAGTGGAGACCTCAGGACATTCAAAATGCCAGGATCTTGGAACAAACATGGAGGACAGTAGCAGGTGTGGAGCAGAGCCAACCCAAGCTAACAAGGCAAGCTGTATGTGTGTCGTGgatgacagagctggagaagtgcgACTgcctacttccttttcttttttttttttctctattttttttttccttcttatacTGGCCAAAAGCATGCTTTCCAGGACACTCGGGgctttcttactctttctctaagGCCCACCCCCTTTTTGCAGCTGCTCGCCAACCTCCATTCTAAAGGACACGCCTTTCCTCTTCTCCGGTTTCCTCTTCTAGGCAGCTGCCAAGATTTCCTGTTTGCCTGCCtagttctttttttctcaagCTTAAATGTAATTATGGATGAGTTTTCTTCTCAGtcccttttaaaagtattttattaatgtCCAAGAACCATAAGAGGAGGGCTGCAATTTCCCTAATAACAAAAGGGCGTTCCTGTTTATTCTACATACTTCGGTGCGGTTGGATTCTTTTGAGTGGCGTGTTTCTTGTCCTGCTTGTGTAAGACGTGGTGAATTCGAAGTGGTGCTCGGGTGAAGACAATTGGTGCCTGAGTCCTTGTTGCTATATAGGGAACATCCAGAGCCTGTCGAGGGGCTTGGAGTTTCAGAGTCATCGAAAGCTGTGCATGAGACAGGagtccagcatggctgtcctctgagaggctccacccagcaactgactgagacagatgcggACAAACAGTAGAAggaacttggggactcttatgggagaataggaggaaggattgtggccctaaaagggataggaactctacaggcaGACTAAACAGAgtcaacctggacccttggggctctcagagactgaatcaccaaccaaagaacatacctaGGACATACCTGAACCTAGGCCCcactgctcatatgtagcagatgtgcaccttggtcttcatgtgtgtcccGGGCAACTGAAGCAGGaggttatcccaaaagctgttgcttgggTGTGGGTTATGTTcttctatctgggctgccttgtttggcctcggtgggagaggatgtacctggcctcacagagacttggtgTGTCAGGGTGGGGGGGATACCCTGGGGGAGcctccacctgctcagaggagaaggggaggggaggtggaggaaggattgtgggaggggtgaccaggaggggacagtgagtgggatgtaaagtgaataagtaaaacaaaaacaacaaaagcaacctTTCACAGCTCCTTCCAGCACAGCATGAAGCTTCTCCAACAGTCAGTCAGTTTAAAACAGAGCCAACCCTGAAAAGACAGAGGTATCTGGGTCCTCTGATGttgaagtggggggggggtcaaAAGCCACAGTGCTTACAGataaaagtgatttatttatttgtgcgtgtgtgtgtgtgtgtgtgtgtgtgtgtgtgtgtgtgtgtgtgtgtgtgtgtttgcaccaaggtgtgcatgtggagatcaggggACAGTTTACAGAAGTTGGTCCCACCccgtgggttctgagaattgagcTCAGGCCATCAAGCTGGTATCGACATGggcatttacccactgagcaattttGCTGGATCCCTGGtttgttcccttccttccttccctccctccctccctccctccctaccttccttccttcttactcTGTTACTCATTTGtcctgtgtacatatgtatgtgtatgtgctgtgaGAAGGTGTTGTATTGCATGTGGAGGCCCA
Encoded proteins:
- the Ranbp6 gene encoding ran-binding protein 6 isoform X2 gives rise to the protein MAAAGSAGLPATISDKQEFYQLLKNLINPSCMVRRQAEEVYENIPGSSSKGKGCCLYYTWTDGYRFCT
- the Ranbp6 gene encoding ran-binding protein 6 isoform X1, producing the protein MAAAGSAGLPATISDKQEFYQLLKNLINPSCMVRRQAEEVYENIPGLCKTTFLLDAVRNRRAGYEVRQMAAALLRRLLSSGFEEVYPNLPSEVQRDVKIELILAVKLETHASMRKKLCDIFAVLARNLIDENGTNHWPEGLKFLIDSIHSKNVVLWEVALHVFWHFPGIFGNQDRHDLDIIKRLLDQCIQDQEHPAIRTLSARAAAAFVLANENNIALFKDFADLLPGILQAVNDSCYQDDDSVLESLVEIADTVPKYLGPYLEDTLQLSLKLCGDSRLSNLQRQLALEVIVTLSETATPMLKKHTNIIAQAVPHILAMMVDLQDDDDWVNADEMEEDDFDSNAVAAESALDRLACGLGGKVVLPMTKEHIMQMLQSHDWKCRHAGLMALSAIGEGCHQQMEPILDETVNSVLLFLQDPHPRVRAAACTTLGQMATDFAPSFQKKFHEIVITALLRTMENQGNQRVQSHAASALVIFIEDCPKSLLILYLENMVKSLHSILVIKLQELIRNGTKLALEQLVTTIASVADAIEENFIPYYDIFMPSLKHVVELAVQKELKLLRGKTIECISHVGLAVGKEKFMQDASNVMQILLKTQSDLNNMEDDDPQTSYMVSAWARMCKILGKDFEQYLPLVIEPLIKTASAKPDVALLDTQDVENMSDDEGWQFVNLGDQQSFGIKTSGLEAKATACQMLVYYAKELREGFVEYTEQVVKMMVPLLKFYFHDNVRMAAAEAMPFLLECARIRGSEYLSQMWQFICDPLIKAIGTEPDTDVLSEIMNSFAKSIEVMGDGCLNDEHLEELGGILKAKLEGHFKNQELRQVKRQEENYDQQVEMSLQDEDECDVYILTKVSDILHSLFSTYKEKILPWFEQLLPLIVNLICSSRPWPDRQWGLCIFDDIIEHCSPTSFKYVEYFRWPMLLNMRDNNPEVRQAAAYGLGVMAQFGGDDYRSLCSEAVPLLVKVIKCANSKTKKNVIATENCISAIGKIMKFKPNCVNVDEVLPHWLSWLPLHEDKEEAIQTLNFLCDLIESNHPVVIGPNNSNLPKIISIIAEGKINETISLEDPCAKRLANVVRQIQTSEELWLECTSQLDDEQQEALQELLSSA